The Branchiostoma lanceolatum isolate klBraLanc5 chromosome 7, klBraLanc5.hap2, whole genome shotgun sequence nucleotide sequence actagcaGTAGTGCTGATCCAGGTGCCTCCACCTGTCCAGTCGAGGAATCGCCTACAGAACCAGGTGAGACAAACTTATTGGGgctcgaaatttatttttgtgaataggtgcactggtgtacctAACCTAAAGATTTAGGTGCAAAACAGAACAAAGCAAAATGCTAGCAAAACCTACAGGTTGTGCTGAACCCAAAGTGCTGAACCCAAAGTCTATAGGTAACtaagcaagtacatgtacatgtgatactGTAGTAACTGTACATAAATGTCTCTTCAATAAAGGCGGTACGTGTGGTtatggttgttgactcagaacctggatgttgtacccttggtagaggcactttacaccatTTTCTTTACtcgactcaggtgtaaatgagtacagtcaaacatgcccaagaagaccactcaggggactgataaaatctggtctatgtggacaggtggtcactataggcaGGACACTgctaatgcttgtgtcaatgtgaaaaattatctaagggaccaccaaaatgtggtcacattagccaggtggtccttttttagaggtggtcacttgtgcaggtttgactgtccctacatgtacgtatagCCTTGGCTAGGGCCATCCCCcaggggtcctgtgtttgaggagagccacaacttcgagcatgttaaagaatccATGTTAGAATGTCATGtatggaaaagagtaggggttcatcCTGGTGTGATTGGGTCTCTGAACATTGTCTAACTCCAAGTTTCTTCCAACTTTACCAGTTCCCGACCCCGTTGAAGCAACCAGCAGTACTTGTATCTGGACCTGTAAGCTGTGCAACCTGTTCGCGCTGAGCAAGGCTGAACTACGCTCGCATCTCCAGAGCGAACACACGGACGCCGTGCCAGACGGGGACACGGAGAGCTTCATCTCTCAGCTGATGCCTCTCTCCAACATGCCAACATCCCCGCAGAAGCTGATGCCACTATTCGAATCTCCTGAAGAGGAGACGTCAACTCAGCCAAGCGAAGCGGTCTTCTCCAACCTGCCAGACATCAAGGTTAAAACAATGAACGACGCTACCATTGTCATACCGCCAAAGAAAAAACGGGGGCGCCCCAGGAAAAAGCCTGTAGACGAGAACTTAGAGTTACGCCTGGAGGAGGAAAAAGGCACGACACACGATAAGCAGAGGCAGGCCATACTGTCGAGTGACGGAAAACTGGTGTGCGACAAGTGTAACCGTATGTTTGCGCGGGAAAGACAGTACAGCAGGCATCGGTGCATGGCTGAGGACACTAGGGATGAAGACGATATGAGAGCTGCTGAAGAGGAGGAGACGAGAGCTAAGAAAAAGAGAGTATCTTCATCACAAGTCGTAAGTTCTTATGATAATTATACTGTATAACCTGTAGGTAGTAAAacagtttgtttgcttttgacCTAATATAAAACTACTTATACGTTCACAAATATCCATTATAAAAGAATTTTTAGCTAAAGGTCACCATACTTAATCAGTACTTTGACCCACACCTTTCCGTCAACTAGTTAGGCAAaagcagtatacatgtacttcctgttCATTCCAGGCTACAGTACCATCGTGGATTGCTAGTTGGCGCTTCAGCACTGTTCTGCAGTTCCTAACGTTGATAGTACTCAATAACAACATCTAATGCTCATTCGTATAAATTATGGCACCTTTTTGCAATGTTCCCCTGACATGAATTTTGAATATGACTGAAATACACTTCTTTGATTAGACTTGAAAATAAGAGAGGCTTTGACATAAGCACTTAGCTTTTGGTCTTCCTTGCACTGCACTGTCATATTCTCACTTGTAAATTCATTGTTATGTGTCTATTTTTTGAAGTGCGAAATGAAATAATAGAATAAAGTGCAACTAATTTTTATCCACTGACCTGCAGGCTGCCAGAGAGCACAACTATGGAGCCGTCGGTTCAACCCAGGGAAGAGCGGCAGCTACAGGAACAGCAGGAAACCAATCAGACTCGGAGGCGGAAGGGGTCGAGATATCCGAGATAGTGGGAGAGGACGTACAGACGGTGGTGCAGGCTGAGGGCATCACTCACACCATCCAACAGTCGCTTAACTCTACAGCCGCACTCAAGCCACCCCATCTTTTCAGCAGGTCCTCGCTCACTGTGTTCAGCTGTGAGTTCTGCAGCAAGGTGGGTTTCATGGGTCGTGTTGGAACATTGCAGAGAAGCCTAccagtataaagtagagtggactcattcctcaagctaaatgacacagggctcgaaattcattttggggaataggtgTACCGGTGCACCCAAACAAAAAaatttagatgcacagaaaaaaatttttgtgcaccacataaaataaagctgaatgtcagaAATCATAtttaagtttaacgctcttgagaacttcaatctgtaagtGTATATAGCACTCCtgtatgagggcctgcatggggggtcccgatgCATCATGCAGGACTAAAAAATCTAGTGGCTGAACTAAGGCGTCAAAGTTGGTAATGCTTGGAAGTGACAATAACATAGTCTTAAACATATAAAGTAACAAGCATCAAGAAGAAGAGTAAGAATACTTAGTCTGGTAGTACAGGCCGGCCTCCATTCTCAGTCAAAGGCTCTCCCGCGCACTAGCAAATGTGTCAAACTTGTAAAAAATACTGTATCATCAAACGAACAGATGGGAATTGAGTCCATATTTTTGCTGATCTTTGCCATTCATACACAAAGAGTAAGACTAACGAACACACCAACTGATTACAGTACCCCTGTTTccacagaggtaacaacaggAATTTGTTAATTCAACGCCATTAAATGACATTGTCATTTACAGGTCTTTAAGTTCCGCAATGGCCTTGTGAACCACCTGCGGGTTCACACCAAGGAGAAGCCGTTTAAGTGTGACAGGTGCGACTATGCCTGCGCCGTGAAGACCAacctgaagactcacatgcgtaaACACACTGGGGAGAGGTTCCACTGTCAACAGTGTGACTACACGTCAATCAACAAGGGCCATCTAAAGGTTTGGGTGTTCTGTTATTTATTTTTaatatattattatcatttgtgGACATAATGACTTGACGAACTATTATTTGTTagtattgtttattcattatttatctattctttgtattattgttaTAATTTTGAGTCACCTTGGTTGACCAAGCATTTAGTTatctattgttatgttgacccctcGACATGCCCCCATCTCGACATCTATGAAAAACGGCCTAGATGGACGATTAGAGCTTTTTTTGAGAATAActaaagacaaaaagaaaacaaacatttgctCAGACCCTTGTATCATTTGTTGTAAAGTTGTACTGGCAAATAAGCAAGagttcttgctgtttcagtagcagggtatatttttacgtAGCAGCCCGTCCCCTATAATGTGCTCGAGGTCCCTCCTCCAAcgcaggacccccattttacataccttccgaaagacgggtgcagctattctccaagcagaggtttcagaggtgcctcgagcacgctTTAAAACGAGAAGGCTACAGAAacggcaaggaaacttgctgacctatgtgccactaggctaTACCAAGTGAACAATTCTGTCCatgcaccaaaaatagttactcaagcaactggatagaattttgaaacagtcagacatttcagacagcatctgctgtctttcgtcagtgactaaggtaAGGACtactggaaaaccaggttttataccaaaactctgattagatgtttttttattacctggatgtttaaccttcatcaacctaaTTCTGTCCATGTATTTCCTGTGCAGGACCACATTGCCACCAAGCACAAGGGTGAGCGTCACCCGTGTGAGATGTGCTCCAGCACCTACACCACCCTCAGGGCGCTCGTCAAGCACTTCAGGGAGAAACACGACCCAGAGGCCAACAGCGACAGCAAGGTTTGTcctcattttcattttatttcaggGGTCTGGATGGGGGCTTTGAAGTAGTTTAGCAGTAGGGATGCGTACTGAAATCcacgttcaggttcaggtccggacctgaacccagaGGTTTGCGAGACTTCGGGAATTCCATAATGGCTGCCATGAGCTGCAATGGATGTgaatgttttcgtctttttcgagCACAAATTTCGCGATCTATGGAAGGCTTAAGATAGTCTAGAACGAGAAACAGTACTAGATTTGTTTACCGATCCAGTTACCGAAATAACCAAATCACTGggtttcgtgttttttttacctgaacCGAAACGTTTTTACAGGTCCAGAACCGGTCCGGCATAACCGGTACGCATCCCTATTTAGGAGtacaaaattttcaaatatCAGATTTTGACAGAAAggtacatgtgtgccaaattgcTACACCAGGTAATTAGCCTGACTGGTGAATTATGGATGGCTGGTGAATTGTTATTCTTGGATGGCCGGTGAATTGTTGTATTTATCAATAATCAGTGGCAAACTCAACTGTCAACAACAGCTAGACACCTTTTAACCCTTGACCAGCATACCTCAGTTGcaattattttttgttgttgttgtggatGGCAGGAGATATTTGATAAGCTAAAGCTACAGACGCGAGATGGTGTCCGAGATCTCATCTACATCTGTGATCTCTGCAACCGCAAGTTCAAGACACGACTGGACAAGGAGAGACATGTGGTTTTACATCAGgttagtattacatgtaccttaaggaagagaggaaggagagaaaaagagagagagagtgtgtgtgtgactctGTGTGagcatgtgcgtgtgtgtttgcataactgtgtctgtatgtatgtgtgtgtctgtgtgtgtgccaaTGTTGTTTAGCACATGTATTGTGTTTTTTCGAGAGGTGTCAAATGTCTGAATGGCTAGGCTAGCGAACTTGAGATACAGAGGTCTCTGgtggtttgattcctggctagacgttgggTCCATTTGGAAAGGctctttacacaactttcctcactccgcccaggcggtggaaggagaagaATTGCCTAGGCactgtggataacaacccactgtccctgtACTGTAGCATCAAAAAGGCTGCGGGActacctttaggccacaccacttcaatttcttggttaatggattttttaaaaactttagcatgaggacatcattaaaacagaaggctggggtgacaacttgcacctgaccctgttcactccctgaaactgtgtgcaccaaagtacaaactttcctctgcgattctgttttcatgttgattttccaatctagcaaaaaaatccgttaaccaagagcttcaattggtgtggccttagctacCCTTTATTGTGCTTTTCGTGGCTCTTATTCCTATGTTTAATGCCTAGAGTATGACACCATGTGTAGCGAAGATTCCCCTTATTGTTCTTCCCCAGGGTATGAAGCCGTTCCCCTGTGGACTGTGTGAGTACTCCACTAACCGCCAGGCGAACCTTGACCTGCACATCAGGAAACACAAGTTCATCTACAACTGCTGCGCCTGTCAGGAGCACTTCCTCAGCTCCATCCCTCTCACTGCACATATAcaggaggtacatgtacgtctGCGTCctattacagtcctgaaaaatgTAGGGTCGATAAGTAGgaattctctttttttcttcttctttttcttccccTTTTTAGATTTCAGCCAAAGTGATCTAATAAATACAGTTTACTAGTAACATTGCAAAGCaggaatgcatcaggacactgctttttcaacattgtattgtaattaaattatacagatatgcactgtacaagcacaagtacCTGTATATTAATAGATTGAAGGAAAAAGTACAATGTtaactacacattcttacatcaactgctCAAAgctttaatctgttaacagTAAGTGAGTAACTGTGAATTACTTGGAATTCtgaaattttcatcactcagatgttaGAACAAAATTTTTATGTCCCTAGCCAGTAGTCAACTTCCCAAAAAAGGCTGgcgttggcaggtttttgctcgAGTCCATTGGTTAACCGGAAACTCTTTTCCCCGCTCCCTAATCACTTTCTTTTTACCAATTTCCTGTTACAGAAACATGTTTCAGAAGAGGCTTCCTTTGACGACCTGTTTGCTAAGAGCTTGGAAGGCAGCAGGTTCCTGTTCGAGTTTGGGAACGATGTGAAGGCGTTCGACTTTGACGGGTACCAGACCATTGAGGTGACCCCCGAGGGTCACCCGCTTCAAGGTCAGGAGGGGGAAGGACAGCAGGGGGCAGCGGAACTGCTGCTGTCTCAGGAAATCCACATGGCACAGGGACAGCAACAAGAGACAGCACAGGAACAGAAAGAGACAGCACCAGAACAGCAAAGAAGCGATCATGATTATAAGAAGAACGCAGAGGAAGAGCAAGATGAAAAAACTGACAAAGAAAGCAAAGATCCTGGCACAGGTATTGTATATGTCTTTGTAGATGTGGCACATGCAGGAGTGAGTGTCAGGTGCCTCAAAGTCTTTTAGTATATAGCAAAAGTTTTCTTAAGAAGCTGAAGAATATTagaatttgttttttgtttttaaaggcATGAGAACTGTGAAAATGTATGTTGTGTGTAGCATGACTAAGGAAGAATGTTCAGAATAAAGAGTTGTAGGTTCGGGCCACCTAGCAGTTGATTTTCGAACTGTAGGGGCATTTTTGTGAAAAACAGATGAATATACTAATTCTATGTTTTGTCAAACCCAAAGACTCCACTGAAAGCAAGACTGAGGGGGGAAAGTCAACTGAAGATCCAGAGGACCTAGACGGCAAGACAATCTTTGACCGGTTGATGGAAAAGCTGGAGTACCGCAAGATGAGCATGGACGTCTACAACAAGCTGAAAGTTCTGTATGGAGATATGGAGTGCCGATACTGCGGTCGCTTCTTCTACTATGAGTGAGTCTTCTTCTACTCCTACTCtatttgttacctccatgacatTGTGTCATGAAGGTATTGTtatcagttggtgtgtttgtatgtctccCTGTGATTCTGCAGTGATGTGAATATTGCATAGCGGCAGCATGTAAGGCAGAAGTGGTgcaataggatacttggagagtTGGAAGTATGGGTGGGCTTGTgctatttttcatttatctCTTAGTACTACTGGATCGAGTTATGTCATAttactactagtacagattACAAGTGTCTTGTGATGGTGGGATGCAAATTAGACGATTTGACAAGCAATGCTTTATTTGTCGTCCACAGCAAAACTCTGGCTCAACACGAGCGTATACACACAGGGGAGCGCCCGTTTACGTGTAACGAATGTCCGTACGCCTCCGCTACCAAGGAAGGGCTGAAGAGACACATCCAAGGTTCACACAGTAAGGTGGGTAGCTATAATACCACCATTCCTATGTGGTAGTCTGAGTGTTAACAAAAACTACTGTGCATTTGCAGGTGACTTGCTTTCAAAGAAAGCACAAAGTATCAAATGATTTTTCGCACTACTtaaccatatatatatagaacttgTGATACCCAATGTCAACCGATTCAAAATGCCATTTTCCCTAAAAACTTTCAGAAGGAGCCAAATGCACCAAAGGAAGAAATATCAACTCTTATACAAAGAACAATGCATGAGCTGTAtctttttctccgcctgtttaacaaTGTGCAAGGTCTACATTGACATAGATTACAGGGTACTTTGAATTATATGTATATCGAATCATGGTTGTTATGATATCTGTGTCACTGTAGGTGCTGATCAAGTGTGAGCACTGTGACTTCAGCACTAACAACAAGTACACCTTGTGGCGCCACACCAAGAAGGAGCACGTACCTGTGGAGAACCTGAGGGAATCCTACACCTGTCCTGCCTGCTCCGAGATCTTCAGCAAGGAAAGGTCTGGACTTCCACACTGTTTATcacacctgtttgtttgtttgttttttattaagATCTCGTTATTTAACACCAACTTTGTTACGATTATCTGGGTCATGCTGCGTGGTTTGATATTGTTACTTCAAAAACCAGTAGAGAAAAACATTTGAATCTCATGAAAAAGATTAACCAGTAGTATGCTAATGTGTGATATTGTCACTGTCTGGccattcatgtacattgtactgaaaAGTACTGTCAGTATCAGGAGATTCAGGACTTTAATCAGCGCCCATCATTCCGTCATTTGGCGGAATTTTGCTGCATATGATGGAAAAATTTTAAGAACATTCCATCaattttgatggacaaaaattgacaaGAAATATCCAACTTTGAATAAACCACACTCAAATACTAGAAATGCTAGAAATTGAACAATGATAGAAATTTGTGCACAATGACTGGGAAAAATAAGTCTTTTAGTATCTTTCCGTCAATTGTAATTGGGATGACAGAAAATATTTAAAACTGACTAGAGCCCTGGTCAGTTGTCTTTTCTAATTCAGGACTGTCTAACTGAAGAGCGCACATTTATGCATTGCAGGGCGATCAAGGTGCACATCAAAAAACACCACCCCTCCATGACACTCGAGGAGATCTCCCTGGTCCTGGGAAAGAGAGCACAGCTGAAGAGTGCCATGGGACAGAGAGCGTTCAAGTGTCCATACTGTGGGAAGCTGTTCAGGAAGAAGGAGCCGGACCTGAGGAAACACATCTGGGCCCACGAGGGCATCAAGCCCTTCAAGTGTGGCCTGTGCTCCTTTGCCTGTCGCAGCAAGAGCAACCTAAAGGCTCACATGGTGAGGACTAAactgaaaatgttgtgtttctggtttccCGACTAGTCCAAGTAAAAACATGCTGACTGTAACCTTTTTTTAGTCAACCGTTTGGAAGGGGAATGAAATGTTTGACATTTgaatctgagtgatgaaaacatagaatcgttttccaacatgttctcatttttgttgcaatagaaaaagtGCTGTAAATAGACCCACCAAACCTAGGGCCCTGGGGCGATCTGGCTTTCAACTTCGTGTTACAAATGCTCTGTCAATAATGCTTAATGgtgaattcaggataacaaataacaTGTTACGTAGAATTTAAAGGGCCAATTTCGCTTCACGAACGATTTACAGACAACGTGTAACATTGAATTAGAGTGGGCTGACTACAATCAACGGTGAAATAAAATAGCTTGCTATGCCTCtcagaaaaaggcatgcagaccctcgcattaaaatgaatgaatggttttatttgatcattgtgatcagaaaatatgaagtacctcgcagccataggctgaattgcgtacttttcacattatttttaaaaatttgtggCGTTGGGCAATCTTTCGGTTACAAAGATAATAGCTATTCGACAATAAATGCATTCTAAAAATCACAGGTAAACactaccttaaaacaggtaggttgaagACGGGTACGTCGGAGGTTAAGATACAAAcataattattatatatatactaagtagCTGGCAATCATAATCAATACAGAATGTTTTTCCTCAGCTGCGTCACACGAAGGAGAAGAACCAcctgtgtgaggagtgcgggaAGAAGTTCAAGACCAAGCAGAGTCTTAAGTTCCACAGTCAGCAGTACCACAACCAGGGTGGGAATGAGCTGAAGAGGTACTACTGTCAGATCTGTGACTACAGCGGCATACAGGTAAGGCAttcttttgacaaacatttaatcattacacacaacataaaaaagattgctctggggagctttcgaggagaactctctgtctcttcgtcaacccggtattagggtcagatctcgtcttggagttctcttgtcatgtgacttgatgttgattatcacgtgacaggagacagtcatatacaggcttgagatagtgacgccccctgtccctgtttaaggtactgcGTTGTCTGCGGATTTGGATCGCTTCCCGAACACCCCTTGAAAACCAGTCGGAGTCCTGATCTAGCACTTTCACACTGTCCCAGTCTATCTTGTGTTGTAAGGCATTGTATGGTCCTTCTTAGTTGCATGTTGTCTCTACATTGTCGTAGGGAGGCAGCATCCTAAGGTACTTACTGTAAATCCTggaatatttgtggtggttttatgtgcaTCATTTCCATCACACAGCAAACAGATGTTCAGTCGAATAACCTATTTTTTGAAGTTTAAAAGTGCCATGAAAAACCATCTCATAAGCCATCCTAGTCCCCTGTAATAGCCTTCAACATCTCATGTGTGCAGTTCTTGACTTCAGATCTTAACTTGATAATTTGCAATTA carries:
- the LOC136438598 gene encoding zinc finger protein ZFAT-like isoform X3; translation: MDTLTCGLCLQQFGEISDFLDHKKSHTDSDAPAATTTSSSADPGASTCPVEESPTEPVPDPVEATSSTCIWTCKLCNLFALSKAELRSHLQSEHTDAVPDGDTESFISQLMPLSNMPTSPQKLMPLFESPEEETSTQPSEAVFSNLPDIKVKTMNDATIVIPPKKKRGRPRKKPVDENLELRLEEEKGTTHDKQRQAILSSDGKLVCDKCNRMFARERQYSRHRCMAEDTRDEDDMRAAEEEETRAKKKRVSSSQVAAREHNYGAVGSTQGRAAATGTAGNQSDSEAEGVEISEIVGEDVQTVVQAEGITHTIQQSLNSTAALKPPHLFSRSSLTVFSCEFCSKVFKFRNGLVNHLRVHTKEKPFKCDRCDYACAVKTNLKTHMRKHTGERFHCQQCDYTSINKGHLKDHIATKHKGERHPCEMCSSTYTTLRALVKHFREKHDPEANSDSKEIFDKLKLQTRDGVRDLIYICDLCNRKFKTRLDKERHVVLHQGMKPFPCGLCEYSTNRQANLDLHIRKHKFIYNCCACQEHFLSSIPLTAHIQEVHKHVSEEASFDDLFAKSLEGSRFLFEFGNDVKAFDFDGYQTIEVTPEGHPLQGQEGEGQQGAAELLLSQEIHMAQGQQQETAQEQKETAPEQQRSDHDYKKNAEEEQDEKTDKESKDPGTDSTESKTEGGKSTEDPEDLDGKTIFDRLMEKLEYRKMSMDVYNKLKVLYGDMECRYCGRFFYYDKTLAQHERIHTGERPFTCNECPYASATKEGLKRHIQGSHSKVLIKCEHCDFSTNNKYTLWRHTKKEHVPVENLRESYTCPACSEIFSKERAIKVHIKKHHPSMTLEEISLVLGKRAQLKSAMGQRAFKCPYCGKLFRKKEPDLRKHIWAHEGIKPFKCGLCSFACRSKSNLKAHMLRHTKEKNHLCEECGKKFKTKQSLKFHSQQYHNQGGNELKRYYCQICDYSGIQIAHLRRHMEQHSGQKVLKCPLCPYSCNITGAMKRHFNKKHPGKVYEQTVGAVVKPDVESTEQSVQVTCSATGTDQVTEMHVEMLKCPECDFVFGNRWDLNKHLQKRHEAKVVNLMEVDAALGATHHVVEVTESGDGQVIYTDAAGVLQAEGGDTSAAVNILQQIMDITQQEAASTHVVTTTTANASESQAMVALAPDAVVVEQAGGDGMQHIVSSGEGERSQGQEYIVYLTQSPEGL
- the LOC136438598 gene encoding zinc finger protein ZFAT-like isoform X1, whose translation is MDTLTCGLCLQQFGEISDFLDHKKSHTDSDAPAATTTSSSADPGASTCPVEESPTEPVPDPVEATSSTCIWTCKLCNLFALSKAELRSHLQSEHTDAVPDGDTESFISQLMPLSNMPTSPQKLMPLFESPEEETSTQPSEAVFSNLPDIKVKTMNDATIVIPPKKKRGRPRKKPVDENLELRLEEEKGTTHDKQRQAILSSDGKLVCDKCNRMFARERQYSRHRCMAEDTRDEDDMRAAEEEETRAKKKRVSSSQVAAREHNYGAVGSTQGRAAATGTAGNQSDSEAEGVEISEIVGEDVQTVVQAEGITHTIQQSLNSTAALKPPHLFSRSSLTVFSCEFCSKVFKFRNGLVNHLRVHTKEKPFKCDRCDYACAVKTNLKTHMRKHTGERFHCQQCDYTSINKGHLKDHIATKHKGERHPCEMCSSTYTTLRALVKHFREKHDPEANSDSKEIFDKLKLQTRDGVRDLIYICDLCNRKFKTRLDKERHVVLHQGMKPFPCGLCEYSTNRQANLDLHIRKHKFIYNCCACQEHFLSSIPLTAHIQEVHVRLRPITVLKNKHVSEEASFDDLFAKSLEGSRFLFEFGNDVKAFDFDGYQTIEVTPEGHPLQGQEGEGQQGAAELLLSQEIHMAQGQQQETAQEQKETAPEQQRSDHDYKKNAEEEQDEKTDKESKDPGTDSTESKTEGGKSTEDPEDLDGKTIFDRLMEKLEYRKMSMDVYNKLKVLYGDMECRYCGRFFYYDKTLAQHERIHTGERPFTCNECPYASATKEGLKRHIQGSHSKVLIKCEHCDFSTNNKYTLWRHTKKEHVPVENLRESYTCPACSEIFSKERAIKVHIKKHHPSMTLEEISLVLGKRAQLKSAMGQRAFKCPYCGKLFRKKEPDLRKHIWAHEGIKPFKCGLCSFACRSKSNLKAHMLRHTKEKNHLCEECGKKFKTKQSLKFHSQQYHNQGGNELKRYYCQICDYSGIQIAHLRRHMEQHSGQKVLKCPLCPYSCNITGAMKRHFNKKHPGKVYEQTVGAVVKPDVESTEQSVQVTCSATGTDQVTEMHVEMLKCPECDFVFGNRWDLNKHLQKRHEAKVVNLMEVDAALGATHHVVEVTESGDGQVIYTDAAGVLQAEGGDTSAAVNILQQIMDITQQEAASTHVVTTTTANASESQAMVALAPDAVVVEQAGGDGMQHIVSSGEGERSQGQEYIVYLTQSPEGL
- the LOC136438598 gene encoding zinc finger protein ZFAT-like isoform X4; the protein is MDTLTCGLCLQQFGEISDFLDHKKSHTDSDAPAATTTSSSADPGASTCPVEESPTEPVPDPVEATSSTCIWTCKLCNLFALSKAELRSHLQSEHTDAVPDGDTESFISQLMPLSNMPTSPQKLMPLFESPEEETSTQPSEAVFSNLPDIKVKTMNDATIVIPPKKKRGRPRKKPVDENLELRLEEEKGTTHDKQRQAILSSDGKLVCDKCNRMFARERQYSRHRCMAEDTRDEDDMRAAEEEETRAKKKRVSSSQVAAREHNYGAVGSTQGRAAATGTAGNQSDSEAEGVEISEIVGEDVQTVVQAEGITHTIQQSLNSTAALKPPHLFSRSSLTVFSCEFCSKVFKFRNGLVNHLRVHTKEKPFKCDRCDYACAVKTNLKTHMRKHTGERFHCQQCDYTSINKGHLKDHIATKHKGERHPCEMCSSTYTTLRALVKHFREKHDPEANSDSKEIFDKLKLQTRDGVRDLIYICDLCNRKFKTRLDKERHVVLHQGMKPFPCGLCEYSTNRQANLDLHIRKHKFIYNCCACQEHFLSSIPLTAHIQEKHVSEEASFDDLFAKSLEGSRFLFEFGNDVKAFDFDGYQTIEVTPEGHPLQGQEGEGQQGAAELLLSQEIHMAQGQQQETAQEQKETAPEQQRSDHDYKKNAEEEQDEKTDKESKDPGTDSTESKTEGGKSTEDPEDLDGKTIFDRLMEKLEYRKMSMDVYNKLKVLYGDMECRYCGRFFYYDKTLAQHERIHTGERPFTCNECPYASATKEGLKRHIQGSHSKVLIKCEHCDFSTNNKYTLWRHTKKEHVPVENLRESYTCPACSEIFSKERAIKVHIKKHHPSMTLEEISLVLGKRAQLKSAMGQRAFKCPYCGKLFRKKEPDLRKHIWAHEGIKPFKCGLCSFACRSKSNLKAHMLRHTKEKNHLCEECGKKFKTKQSLKFHSQQYHNQGGNELKRYYCQICDYSGIQIAHLRRHMEQHSGQKVLKCPLCPYSCNITGAMKRHFNKKHPGKVYEQTVGAVVKPDVESTEQSVQVTCSATGTDQVTEMHVEMLKCPECDFVFGNRWDLNKHLQKRHEAKVVNLMEVDAALGATHHVVEVTESGDGQVIYTDAAGVLQAEGGDTSAAVNILQQIMDITQQEAASTHVVTTTTANASESQAMVALAPDAVVVEQAGGDGMQHIVSSGEGERSQGQEYIVYLTQSPEGL
- the LOC136438598 gene encoding zinc finger protein ZFAT-like isoform X2, which produces MDTLTCGLCLQQFGEISDFLDHKKSHTDSDAPAATTTSSSADPGASTCPVEESPTEPVPDPVEATSSTCIWTCKLCNLFALSKAELRSHLQSEHTDAVPDGDTESFISQLMPLSNMPTSPQKLMPLFESPEEETSTQPSEAVFSNLPDIKVKTMNDATIVIPPKKKRGRPRKKPVDENLELRLEEEKGTTHDKQRQAILSSDGKLVCDKCNRMFARERQYSRHRCMAEDTRDEDDMRAAEEEETRAKKKRVSSSQVAAREHNYGAVGSTQGRAAATGTAGNQSDSEAEGVEISEIVGEDVQTVVQAEGITHTIQQSLNSTAALKPPHLFSRSSLTVFSCEFCSKVFKFRNGLVNHLRVHTKEKPFKCDRCDYACAVKTNLKTHMRKHTGERFHCQQCDYTSINKGHLKDHIATKHKGERHPCEMCSSTYTTLRALVKHFREKHDPEANSDSKEIFDKLKLQTRDGVRDLIYICDLCNRKFKTRLDKERHVVLHQGMKPFPCGLCEYSTNRQANLDLHIRKHKFIYNCCACQEHFLSSIPLTAHIQEVHVRLRPITVLKNKHVSEEASFDDLFAKSLEGSRFLFEFGNDVKAFDFDGYQTIEVTPEGHPLQGQEGEGQQGAAELLLSQEIHMAQGQQQETAQEQKETAPEQQRSDHDYKKNAEEEQDEKTDKESKDPGTDSTESKTEGGKSTEDPEDLDGKTIFDRLMEKLEYRKMSMDVYNKLKVLYGDMECRYCGRFFYYDKTLAQHERIHTGERPFTCNECPYASATKEGLKRHIQGSHSKVLIKCEHCDFSTNNKYTLWRHTKKEHVPVENLRESYTCPACSEIFSKERAIKVHIKKHHPSMTLEEISLVLGKRAQLKSAMGQRAFKCPYCGKLFRKKEPDLRKHIWAHEGIKPFKCGLCSFACRSKSNLKAHMLRHTKEKNHLCEECGKKFKTKQSLKFHSQQYHNQGGNELKRYYCQICDYSGIQIAHLRRHMEQHSGQKVLKCPLCPYSCNITGAMKRHFNKKHPGKVYEQTVGAVVKPDVESTEQSVQVTCSATGTDQVTEMHVEMLKCPECDFVFGNRWDLNKHLQKRHEAKVVNLMEVDAALGATHHVVEVTESGDGQVIYTDAGVLQAEGGDTSAAVNILQQIMDITQQEAASTHVVTTTTANASESQAMVALAPDAVVVEQAGGDGMQHIVSSGEGERSQGQEYIVYLTQSPEGL